From a single Microbacterium murale genomic region:
- a CDS encoding S8 family serine peptidase → MLRSTVAAAAVAASVLLTGATATPTPTPGPVPDNPTDPVRASEYWLDGAGIREAWKTTRGEGVTIAIIDTGIGKVPSVFGNAVVDGTDVSGNGSSDGRTPVGAVDGDHGSWVASLAAGRGKADGTGMIGVAPEAKLLSVSVGFGAAAAVPFVEQVATGIRWAVDHGADIINMSFTTNTLDWDESWDDAFLYAYEHDVVVVVAAGNRGSGTDVIGAPATIPGVLTVGGVDQTGTASVEASTQGITIGISAPSEGLLGVSADGELSMWRGTSGASPIVAGVAALIRSAHPDLDAANVINRIVKTALPVPGVTEVPDPLYGYGLLDASAAVTASVPLVDENPMGDLEEWVRLYRRAQAQPAPDPEVTPVEIEPLPAADPPTEPGSPLLPSADSLRYGTLPLIALTAPGILIALGVTAAARRIRSARKQSTPAP, encoded by the coding sequence ATGCTGCGCAGCACCGTCGCAGCGGCGGCGGTGGCGGCATCCGTTCTGCTCACCGGCGCCACTGCCACGCCGACGCCGACTCCTGGCCCCGTTCCCGACAACCCGACCGATCCGGTCCGAGCGTCGGAATACTGGCTCGACGGAGCCGGTATCCGTGAGGCATGGAAGACCACGCGCGGTGAGGGCGTGACGATCGCGATCATCGATACCGGCATCGGCAAAGTGCCGTCGGTGTTCGGCAACGCCGTCGTCGACGGAACCGACGTGTCCGGCAACGGATCATCGGACGGACGCACTCCGGTCGGCGCGGTCGACGGCGATCATGGCTCGTGGGTCGCCTCGCTCGCTGCCGGTCGGGGTAAAGCCGATGGCACCGGAATGATCGGTGTGGCGCCGGAGGCGAAGCTGCTCTCGGTCTCGGTCGGATTCGGCGCCGCCGCCGCTGTGCCTTTCGTCGAGCAGGTGGCCACCGGCATCCGCTGGGCGGTCGATCACGGCGCTGACATCATCAACATGTCGTTCACGACCAACACGCTGGATTGGGACGAGAGCTGGGACGATGCGTTCCTCTACGCCTACGAGCACGATGTGGTGGTCGTCGTCGCGGCGGGAAACCGAGGCAGCGGCACCGACGTCATCGGCGCGCCGGCCACGATCCCCGGCGTGCTCACGGTCGGCGGCGTCGACCAGACCGGCACCGCCAGCGTCGAGGCTTCGACGCAGGGCATCACGATCGGCATCTCGGCGCCGAGCGAAGGACTGCTCGGCGTCTCGGCAGACGGAGAGCTGAGCATGTGGCGCGGCACCAGTGGAGCGTCGCCGATCGTCGCCGGTGTCGCGGCGCTGATCCGATCGGCCCATCCCGACCTGGATGCGGCGAATGTCATCAATCGCATCGTGAAGACGGCACTGCCGGTGCCGGGGGTGACCGAGGTGCCAGATCCGCTGTACGGGTACGGTCTCCTCGACGCGTCAGCGGCGGTGACGGCATCCGTTCCGCTCGTCGACGAGAACCCCATGGGTGATCTCGAGGAATGGGTGCGGCTGTATCGTCGGGCCCAAGCGCAGCCGGCGCCCGATCCCGAGGTCACACCCGTGGAGATCGAGCCTCTGCCTGCGGCCGATCCGCCCACCGAGCCCGGTTCTCCGTTGCTTCCGAGCGCGGATTCGCTGCGCTACGGCACGCTTCCGCTCATCGCACTCACTGCGCCTGGTATTCTTATCGCGCTAGGCGTCACCGCTGCTGCCCGGCGCATCCGATCGGCGCGCAAGCAAAGCACGCCAGCACCCTGA
- a CDS encoding NAD(P)/FAD-dependent oxidoreductase, with protein sequence MPKILIVGGGYAGFYTAWKLEKHLRKHEADVTMVDPLPYMTYQPFLPEVAAGSIEARHAVVAHRRHLKRTHVVTAKVTGINHANKVATITPPVGDPYELEYDQIVVTAGAVSRTFPIPGIADNAIGLKTIEEAVAVRDKLMSNFDKAASLPAGPARDRLLTTVVVGGGFAGIEVFAELRSLASSLLSKYPQLRFEDTHFHLIEAMGRIMPEVSQKTSEWVLKDLAKRGASVHLDTQVQGAIDGNVALSTGEIIPTDLIVWTAGVMANPTVVRGGDLPVEERGRIQTRADLRVGTAEEFIEGAWAAGDVSAVPDLSGGGVGGNCVPNAQHAVRQAKLLAKNLVAVIRGEGTKDYFHKNLGAVAGLGLYNGVFQSGNLALKGFVAWIAHRGYHGLAMPTWERKWRVLWDWWNNLWLGRDLVNLQTVQNPRYVFEEFAARPRPAADAAPAAAAKPAEVKAEEKKAPVKKAPAKKAAADNAAADTAEKAAPVRKPAAKKAPAAK encoded by the coding sequence GTGCCCAAGATTCTGATCGTCGGTGGCGGCTACGCGGGCTTCTACACGGCTTGGAAGCTCGAGAAGCACCTCCGAAAGCACGAAGCCGACGTGACCATGGTCGACCCGCTGCCGTACATGACCTACCAGCCGTTCCTCCCGGAGGTCGCGGCCGGCTCGATCGAGGCGCGACACGCAGTGGTCGCGCATCGCCGTCACCTGAAGCGGACGCACGTCGTCACCGCGAAGGTCACCGGCATCAACCACGCGAACAAGGTCGCGACCATCACGCCTCCGGTGGGGGACCCGTACGAGCTCGAGTACGACCAGATCGTCGTCACTGCCGGCGCCGTGTCCCGCACGTTCCCGATCCCCGGGATCGCAGACAATGCGATCGGGCTGAAGACCATCGAAGAGGCGGTCGCCGTGCGCGACAAGCTGATGTCGAACTTCGACAAGGCGGCCTCGCTGCCTGCCGGCCCCGCTCGAGACCGTCTGCTCACCACCGTCGTCGTCGGCGGTGGCTTCGCGGGCATCGAGGTCTTCGCAGAACTGCGTTCACTCGCATCCTCGCTGCTGTCGAAGTACCCGCAGCTGCGTTTCGAAGACACGCACTTCCACCTCATCGAGGCAATGGGCCGCATCATGCCCGAGGTCTCGCAGAAGACCAGCGAGTGGGTTCTGAAGGACCTCGCCAAGCGCGGCGCCAGCGTGCACCTCGACACTCAGGTGCAGGGCGCCATCGACGGCAACGTCGCACTCTCCACCGGCGAGATCATCCCGACCGACCTGATCGTCTGGACCGCCGGTGTCATGGCGAACCCGACCGTCGTGCGCGGCGGCGACCTTCCCGTGGAAGAGCGCGGGCGCATCCAGACTCGTGCCGACCTGCGCGTCGGTACGGCTGAGGAGTTCATCGAAGGCGCATGGGCGGCAGGCGACGTCTCGGCTGTCCCTGACCTCTCGGGCGGTGGCGTCGGCGGCAATTGCGTGCCGAACGCCCAGCACGCCGTGCGCCAGGCGAAGCTTCTCGCGAAGAACCTGGTCGCCGTGATCCGCGGCGAGGGAACCAAGGACTACTTCCACAAGAACCTCGGTGCGGTCGCCGGTCTCGGCCTCTACAACGGCGTCTTCCAGTCCGGCAACCTCGCCCTCAAGGGCTTCGTCGCCTGGATCGCGCACCGTGGCTACCACGGGCTCGCGATGCCGACGTGGGAGCGCAAGTGGCGTGTTCTGTGGGACTGGTGGAACAACCTGTGGCTCGGTCGCGACCTCGTGAACCTGCAGACCGTCCAGAACCCCCGTTACGTCTTCGAGGAGTTCGCTGCGCGTCCGCGTCCGGCGGCGGATGCTGCGCCGGCTGCCGCTGCAAAGCCCGCTGAGGTCAAGGCCGAAGAGAAGAAGGCCCCGGTGAAGAAGGCTCCAGCGAAGAAGGCTGCGGCTGACAACGCCGCGGCTGACACGGCCGAGAAGGCTGCCCCGGTGCGCAAGCCGGCGGCGAAGAAGGCTCCGGCGGCGAAGTAA
- a CDS encoding VOC family protein, translated as MTIRIDNIGIVVEDLGPVIEFFTELGLELEGRAMAEGEWAGRVTGLGDQQVEVAMMRTPDGHGRVELSRFLKPEVIADNRRAPVNALGYLRVMFEVDDLDDALTRLARRGAELVSDEVVQYENIYRLCYIRGPEGILIGLAQSVRQ; from the coding sequence ATGACCATTCGAATAGATAACATCGGCATCGTCGTCGAGGACCTCGGCCCCGTGATCGAGTTCTTCACCGAGCTCGGTCTCGAACTCGAGGGACGCGCGATGGCAGAGGGCGAGTGGGCCGGACGTGTCACCGGTCTCGGCGATCAACAGGTCGAAGTCGCGATGATGCGCACGCCCGACGGCCACGGACGCGTGGAACTCTCGCGATTCCTCAAGCCGGAAGTGATCGCGGACAACCGCAGGGCTCCCGTGAACGCGCTGGGCTACCTCCGTGTGATGTTCGAGGTCGACGACCTCGACGACGCTCTCACCCGACTCGCTCGGCGTGGCGCGGAACTCGTCAGCGACGAAGTGGTGCAGTACGAGAACATTTACCGGCTCTGCTACATCCGCGGCCCGGAGGGAATCCTCATCGGGCTTGCTCAGAGCGTCCGCCAGTAG
- a CDS encoding SRPBCC family protein has protein sequence MNTTAASDSDAPEFSITRVFPAPRELVWRAWTEAEELAQWLHPFGVSADSVSFDVQVGGRYRYTMTNDETGEKFPTGGEYIEVEPFDRLVFTWGEPDAPADAAPVITLTFAEHDERTELVFHLRGLEGKPGDGFVYDGWDEALTNFGRHLAGETLG, from the coding sequence ATGAACACGACCGCTGCATCAGACTCAGATGCCCCTGAATTCTCGATCACCCGTGTGTTCCCGGCGCCACGAGAGCTCGTGTGGCGGGCCTGGACAGAAGCGGAAGAGCTGGCGCAGTGGTTGCATCCGTTCGGAGTCTCCGCCGACAGCGTCTCGTTCGACGTCCAGGTCGGAGGTCGGTACCGCTACACGATGACGAACGACGAGACCGGCGAGAAGTTCCCCACCGGAGGCGAGTACATCGAGGTGGAACCGTTCGACCGCCTCGTCTTCACCTGGGGCGAGCCCGACGCGCCCGCTGATGCCGCGCCCGTCATCACGCTCACGTTCGCGGAGCATGATGAGCGCACGGAGCTCGTGTTCCACCTCCGAGGACTTGAGGGCAAGCCGGGCGACGGATTCGTCTACGACGGCTGGGACGAGGCTCTCACCAACTTCGGTCGGCACCTCGCCGGCGAGACGCTGGGCTGA
- a CDS encoding ArsR/SmtB family transcription factor, with translation MAASDPLSLVFGALADPTRRDILTTLSRGPATVGEVAAPFAVSAPAISQHLKVLERAGLVTRTTQAQWRTLSIQAEPLDEASAWVEKHRREWNLNLDALATHLETMKTRTRTPDEQEKDT, from the coding sequence ATGGCTGCGAGCGATCCTCTGAGTCTTGTGTTCGGGGCCCTCGCAGACCCGACGCGACGCGATATCCTCACGACGCTCTCCCGCGGTCCCGCGACCGTCGGCGAGGTCGCCGCACCGTTCGCTGTGAGCGCCCCGGCCATCTCGCAACACCTGAAGGTGCTCGAGCGCGCCGGACTCGTCACCCGCACCACCCAGGCGCAATGGCGCACTCTGTCGATACAGGCCGAGCCCCTCGACGAGGCTTCCGCCTGGGTGGAGAAGCACCGGCGCGAGTGGAACCTCAACCTCGACGCTCTCGCGACTCACCTCGAAACCATGAAGACCAGGACAAGAACCCCAGACGAGCAGGAGAAGGACACATGA
- a CDS encoding alanine racemase, which translates to MLDLTADLSRTAARPREWENPALWWPRLSDATAHLPAPVAVIDVDALRHNAMDLLVRAGGIPIRVATKSVRVRAVLDAVLRIPGYRGILSYSLSEALWLAETHGDIVLGYPTVDRAGIERLVHDEVAASRITLMVDDLAHLDLIDAIAAPDRREKIRVAIDVDASWRSAALGHIGVRRSPLFTAADAVRFARAIVRRPGFRLVGLQMYEAQIAGQGDNGADAPVIRRMMQARSRAELRGRRAAIADALTDIAPLEFLNGGGTGSLEFTGSDESVTEASAGSGLFGGHLFDGYRSFRPAPATAFAFDVVRRPAHDIATVLGGGWIASGPAVGSRQPLPVWPQGLRTMPREAAGEVQTPLQGATARALQIGDRVWFRHAKSGEPAERIDAYHLVSGTEVIDEVPTYRGEGRAFL; encoded by the coding sequence GTGCTCGACCTCACCGCTGACCTGAGCCGTACTGCCGCCCGCCCGCGAGAATGGGAGAACCCTGCGCTCTGGTGGCCGAGGCTGTCGGATGCCACCGCTCATCTTCCGGCGCCCGTCGCCGTGATCGACGTCGATGCACTGCGACATAACGCGATGGATCTGCTGGTACGTGCCGGCGGGATCCCGATCCGCGTCGCGACGAAATCTGTACGCGTGCGCGCTGTGCTCGACGCCGTGTTGCGCATTCCCGGTTATCGCGGCATCCTCTCCTACTCGCTCTCCGAAGCGCTCTGGCTCGCCGAGACGCATGGAGACATCGTGCTCGGGTATCCGACCGTCGACAGAGCGGGCATCGAGAGGCTGGTGCACGACGAGGTCGCGGCATCCCGGATCACACTCATGGTCGACGACCTCGCGCACCTCGACCTCATCGACGCCATCGCGGCGCCTGATCGACGCGAGAAAATACGGGTCGCGATCGACGTCGACGCCTCATGGCGGTCTGCGGCCCTTGGGCACATCGGCGTGCGCCGCTCTCCGCTTTTCACCGCCGCGGATGCTGTCAGGTTCGCTCGTGCGATCGTGCGGAGACCCGGGTTCCGACTGGTCGGCCTGCAGATGTATGAGGCGCAGATCGCGGGTCAGGGAGACAACGGCGCGGATGCGCCGGTGATCCGCCGCATGATGCAGGCGCGATCGCGAGCCGAACTTCGCGGCCGTCGGGCTGCGATCGCTGACGCACTCACGGATATCGCGCCGCTGGAGTTTCTCAATGGCGGTGGTACGGGCTCGTTGGAGTTCACTGGGAGCGACGAATCTGTCACCGAGGCATCGGCGGGCAGCGGACTGTTCGGCGGGCACCTGTTCGACGGCTACCGCTCCTTCCGGCCGGCGCCCGCCACCGCCTTCGCGTTCGATGTCGTACGTCGTCCTGCCCATGACATCGCCACCGTGCTCGGTGGCGGCTGGATCGCCTCAGGACCCGCCGTCGGCTCGCGTCAGCCTCTCCCAGTCTGGCCTCAGGGGCTGAGAACGATGCCGCGCGAGGCGGCGGGCGAGGTGCAGACGCCCTTGCAGGGTGCGACAGCGCGAGCGCTGCAGATCGGCGACCGCGTCTGGTTCCGTCATGCGAAGAGCGGGGAGCCCGCCGAGCGGATCGACGCGTATCACCTGGTGTCCGGCACTGAGGTGATCGACGAGGTGCCCACGTATCGGGGCGAGGGAAGGGCGTTCCTGTGA
- a CDS encoding D-arabinono-1,4-lactone oxidase: MTRPGGTWQNWARTASIRPASVERPRTPEGVQRSVHAAIAHNLQIKAVGAGHSFTGIAVAPGVLLELDDMQGLVSVDIDRARVTLLAGTRLHRIPRLLAPYGLAMENLGDIDRQSIAGAISSGTHGTGVRFGGLATQVVGATLIAADGEFLRVSDTENADLLPAIALGLGALGILVDVTLQCVPAYVMHAIDEPVPLDEVLETLGERVAASDHFEFYWFPHTDVALTKRQARLPESTPRRPLPAAGKWIDETLLSNGVYRMVCAAGQIVPAVTPPFSRLAVKLTGDREYTDLSHRVLTQSRNVRFREMEYALPSEKVIPAFQAIRNLIAERGWRIEFPVEVRFAAADDRWLSTAHGRESGYIAVHRYWRADPTAYFEAVERICLEHGGRPHWGKIHTLNAEQLRESYPRFGDFVALRDRLDPERRFANRYLDRVLGE, translated from the coding sequence GTGACTCGACCCGGAGGCACGTGGCAGAACTGGGCACGAACGGCCTCGATCAGGCCCGCCAGCGTGGAACGGCCCCGTACACCTGAGGGCGTGCAGCGATCCGTGCACGCGGCCATCGCTCACAATCTGCAGATCAAGGCCGTCGGCGCTGGCCACAGCTTCACCGGCATCGCCGTCGCTCCCGGTGTGCTGCTCGAACTCGATGACATGCAGGGGCTGGTGTCCGTCGATATCGACCGCGCACGCGTGACACTCCTCGCGGGCACCAGGCTGCACCGCATCCCCCGTCTGCTCGCCCCGTACGGGCTCGCGATGGAGAATCTCGGCGACATCGATCGCCAATCGATCGCCGGTGCGATCTCCTCCGGCACTCACGGAACAGGGGTACGGTTCGGCGGGCTGGCGACGCAGGTCGTCGGAGCGACACTCATTGCGGCGGACGGAGAATTCCTCCGGGTGAGTGACACCGAGAACGCAGACCTGCTGCCGGCCATCGCGCTGGGGCTGGGGGCGTTGGGCATCCTCGTCGATGTGACGCTGCAGTGCGTACCCGCGTACGTGATGCACGCGATAGACGAGCCGGTGCCGCTCGACGAGGTGCTGGAGACGTTGGGGGAGCGCGTCGCAGCGTCTGACCATTTCGAGTTCTACTGGTTCCCGCACACTGACGTGGCGCTGACGAAGCGACAGGCGCGTTTGCCGGAGTCGACACCACGGCGACCGCTGCCCGCGGCGGGGAAGTGGATCGATGAGACGCTGCTCTCCAACGGCGTGTACCGGATGGTGTGCGCCGCGGGGCAGATCGTTCCTGCCGTCACACCACCGTTCAGCCGACTCGCCGTGAAGCTCACCGGAGACCGCGAGTACACCGACCTGTCGCATCGAGTGCTCACGCAGAGCCGGAACGTGCGGTTCCGCGAGATGGAGTACGCCCTGCCGTCCGAGAAAGTGATCCCTGCCTTTCAGGCGATCCGGAACCTCATCGCAGAACGCGGATGGCGGATCGAGTTCCCGGTCGAGGTGCGCTTCGCTGCGGCGGACGATCGCTGGCTCTCCACCGCGCACGGCCGTGAGAGCGGTTACATCGCGGTGCACCGCTACTGGCGCGCCGACCCCACGGCATACTTCGAGGCCGTCGAACGCATCTGCCTCGAACACGGCGGGCGCCCGCACTGGGGCAAGATCCACACGCTGAACGCCGAGCAGTTGCGGGAAAGCTACCCGCGGTTCGGCGACTTCGTGGCACTGCGCGACCGGCTTGACCCCGAACGGCGATTCGCGAATCGGTATCTTGATCGAGTGCTCGGAGAATGA
- a CDS encoding LemA family protein — protein MEWLIPVLIVVAVLVLIGIYFWATYNSLVQLNVRVDEAWSGITVQLKRRADLIPNLIETVKGYASHEKAVFENVTRARAETLSATSPGEAGIAEGHLQQALKSLFAVAEAYPQLQASQNFLQVQHALVDTEDKIQAARRFYNGGVRELNTKIKVFPNNLFARGLGFTEREFFEVADNAAISEPPRVQF, from the coding sequence ATGGAATGGCTCATTCCAGTTCTGATTGTCGTCGCCGTGCTGGTGCTCATCGGCATCTACTTCTGGGCGACCTACAACTCCCTCGTGCAACTGAACGTCCGTGTCGACGAGGCCTGGAGCGGCATCACTGTGCAGCTCAAGAGGCGAGCCGACCTGATCCCCAATCTCATCGAGACGGTCAAGGGCTACGCCTCGCATGAGAAGGCCGTGTTCGAGAACGTCACACGCGCCCGTGCGGAGACGCTCTCGGCGACGAGCCCCGGTGAGGCGGGAATCGCGGAAGGCCACCTGCAGCAGGCGTTGAAGAGCTTGTTCGCGGTCGCTGAGGCGTATCCGCAGCTGCAGGCGAGTCAGAACTTCCTTCAGGTTCAGCATGCGCTCGTCGACACCGAGGACAAGATCCAAGCGGCCCGTCGCTTCTACAACGGCGGCGTGCGTGAGCTGAACACCAAGATCAAGGTGTTCCCGAACAACCTGTTCGCCCGCGGGCTCGGGTTCACCGAGCGGGAGTTCTTCGAGGTCGCGGACAATGCCGCGATCTCAGAGCCTCCACGCGTGCAGTTCTGA
- a CDS encoding winged helix-turn-helix domain-containing protein, whose product MTETLSAAQARRIALAAQGFTRRRPTAAVSARHVHRAMERLGVLQIDSVNVFARSHYLPLFSRLGSYDPALLDRVFLSRTTHYVEYLAHEATFVPVADWSLWRFRMEAFRKRWESDPESWLSQNTRTVSWVKDELRTRGPLRPAQLRADAPRERGTWWDWDDVKLALEHLWRTGDVAISGRRGFERHYALEEQVIPAQVRERVVPREEAIRELVHRAARSSGVATESDLADYYRIKDRKAVRAAIDDLVDNGDLQPVRVRGWERGGRQVPAWLHRDSVLPRRVDAAAILTPFDPVVWFRERALRAFDLDYRIEIYVPAHKRRYGYYSLPVLVGDRIVARVDLKADRASSTLQVQSAWWEPQARTADAEPIARELALAATWQGLEHVSVSGWGDAADAVAGALHVERGGVRRHVHTRQESA is encoded by the coding sequence GTGACCGAGACTCTCAGCGCCGCGCAGGCTCGACGTATCGCCCTGGCTGCTCAGGGGTTCACCCGGCGCCGCCCGACAGCAGCCGTCTCTGCGCGTCATGTGCATCGCGCCATGGAGCGTCTCGGCGTGCTGCAGATCGACTCAGTGAACGTATTCGCACGCAGTCATTACCTGCCATTGTTCTCGCGGTTGGGCTCCTACGATCCCGCGCTTCTCGATCGGGTCTTCCTGTCGCGTACCACGCACTACGTCGAGTACCTCGCGCACGAGGCGACGTTCGTGCCGGTCGCCGACTGGTCGCTGTGGCGATTCCGCATGGAGGCGTTCCGCAAGAGGTGGGAGTCCGATCCCGAATCGTGGTTGAGTCAGAACACGCGCACGGTCTCCTGGGTGAAAGACGAACTGCGCACTCGAGGGCCGTTGAGGCCGGCGCAGTTGCGGGCGGACGCGCCACGTGAGCGCGGAACCTGGTGGGACTGGGACGACGTGAAGCTCGCCCTCGAGCATCTCTGGCGCACCGGCGACGTGGCGATCAGCGGTCGTCGCGGGTTCGAGCGGCACTATGCGCTGGAGGAGCAGGTGATCCCCGCCCAGGTGCGCGAACGCGTGGTGCCCAGAGAAGAGGCGATACGCGAGCTCGTGCACCGTGCAGCGCGTTCTTCCGGTGTGGCGACGGAGTCCGATCTGGCCGACTACTACCGCATCAAGGATCGCAAGGCCGTGCGCGCGGCCATCGACGACCTCGTCGACAACGGTGATCTTCAGCCTGTCCGAGTACGCGGGTGGGAACGCGGCGGTCGTCAGGTGCCCGCATGGCTGCATCGCGATTCCGTGCTCCCCCGGCGGGTGGACGCGGCGGCGATCCTCACGCCGTTCGACCCTGTCGTCTGGTTCAGGGAGCGAGCGCTGCGGGCATTCGACCTGGACTACCGCATCGAGATCTATGTTCCGGCCCACAAACGGCGCTACGGCTACTACTCGTTGCCCGTGCTCGTGGGAGACAGGATCGTGGCGCGTGTCGATCTGAAGGCCGATCGGGCATCGTCGACTCTGCAGGTGCAATCAGCCTGGTGGGAGCCCCAGGCTCGTACGGCAGACGCCGAGCCGATCGCCCGCGAGCTCGCACTGGCGGCGACCTGGCAGGGGTTGGAGCATGTGTCGGTTTCAGGTTGGGGCGACGCCGCGGACGCCGTTGCCGGCGCACTGCACGTCGAACGCGGCGGCGTACGACGACACGTGCACACCCGTCAGGAGTCGGCGTGA
- a CDS encoding AI-2E family transporter, with the protein MTDEQRPRKRDLLWGRMPTDRTVTTEADNAVPLSLRVAAGYAWRLLLIAAAAGVIIWLVIQLKLLVIPLLIGILITALLWPAFELMLRSRFPRWLAILIALLGTLAIVAGLVWLVSWQVSQQWDDVQAKSMAAVEQFRQYLIDGPLHLSEKEIQDYLNQGFELIQEQAQLLWSGALAIGSTAGHVLVGTLLTLFVLICLLADGAGIWRWTTKLFPRAARPAVDAAARNGWRTVVSYAKTQLLVATIDSIGIGLGAFLLGVPLAIPVAVLVFLGAFIPIVGAVATGAVAVFLALVYNDPWNAFWMLVVVIGVQQLEGHILQPILMGSAVKVHPLAVVLVVAGGSMIAGIPGALFAVPLAAFANVVAVTLSSGSWRTGRQPAGDLIWSTVPRERRRRNT; encoded by the coding sequence ATGACGGATGAGCAGCGCCCTCGCAAGCGCGATCTCCTGTGGGGTCGCATGCCGACTGATCGCACGGTCACGACCGAAGCCGACAACGCGGTGCCTCTGTCGCTGCGCGTCGCGGCGGGATACGCCTGGCGACTGCTGCTGATCGCCGCAGCCGCCGGTGTCATCATCTGGCTGGTGATCCAGCTGAAACTGCTCGTGATCCCGCTGCTGATCGGGATCCTCATCACTGCGCTGCTCTGGCCGGCCTTCGAGCTGATGCTGCGAAGTCGCTTCCCACGATGGCTCGCGATCCTTATCGCTCTGCTGGGCACACTCGCGATCGTGGCCGGGCTGGTCTGGCTCGTCAGCTGGCAGGTCTCTCAGCAATGGGACGACGTGCAGGCCAAGTCGATGGCGGCGGTCGAGCAGTTCCGCCAGTACCTCATCGACGGGCCGTTGCATCTCTCCGAGAAGGAGATCCAGGATTACCTGAACCAGGGTTTCGAGCTCATCCAGGAGCAGGCGCAACTGCTCTGGTCCGGTGCGCTCGCCATCGGCTCGACCGCCGGTCATGTCCTCGTCGGCACACTGCTGACGTTGTTCGTGCTGATCTGCCTGCTCGCTGATGGTGCCGGCATCTGGCGCTGGACGACGAAGCTCTTCCCGCGCGCCGCTCGTCCTGCCGTCGATGCGGCGGCTCGCAACGGCTGGCGAACGGTCGTCAGTTACGCGAAGACCCAGTTGCTGGTCGCGACGATCGACTCGATCGGCATCGGCCTCGGAGCCTTCCTGCTCGGCGTCCCGCTGGCGATTCCGGTCGCCGTGCTCGTGTTCCTCGGTGCGTTCATCCCGATCGTCGGTGCTGTCGCAACAGGAGCGGTGGCCGTGTTCCTCGCGCTCGTCTACAACGATCCGTGGAACGCGTTCTGGATGCTGGTCGTCGTGATCGGCGTCCAGCAGCTGGAGGGTCACATTCTGCAGCCGATCCTGATGGGGTCCGCTGTCAAGGTGCATCCGCTCGCCGTCGTTCTGGTGGTCGCCGGAGGATCGATGATCGCCGGTATTCCCGGTGCGCTGTTCGCGGTGCCGCTGGCGGCGTTCGCGAACGTCGTCGCCGTGACGCTCAGCAGCGGTTCGTGGCGGACCGGCAGACAACCAGCCGGTGATCTGATCTGGAGTACAGTGCCGCGCGAGCGGCGTCGGAGGAATACATGA